CAATTGAAGCCAATCATTGATAAAGAGGGCAGCGATTCATCCATGTTTGATAATGCATTAGAATTTTTGTCGTTATCGGGTCGAACGCTTGCTCACTCTGCGATGATGATGATACCTGAACCATGGCAAAATAATTCAGAAATGAGTGCTAAGAAAAAAGCATTTTACCAATTCCATAGTACGTTAATGGAACCTTGGGATGGACCAACTTCAATCGTCTTCACAGATGGTCGCCAAATCGGAGCGTGCCTTGACCGAAACGGCTTGCGCCCATCTCGTTATTATGTAACAAAGGATGATTATATTATTCTATCTTCTGAAGTTGGTGTAGTGGATATAAAACCCGAGAATGTTCTATACAAAGAACGTTTGCACCCAGGACAATTACTATTAGTTGATATAGAATTAGGTAGAATTATTCCTGATGAAGAAATTAAAGAACAAATAATAAATGAACATCCTTACGAAGACTGGATTAGTGAGCAATATATTCAATTAGAGGATATGCTTGAATCTTCTGAGGTTCAACAAACTGATTTTGACAAGGCTAAAGCTAGACAGCAAGCATTTGGTTATACCTATGAAGAGTTATCAAAGGTTATTCTGCCAATGGCAAGGGATGCGGTTGATCCAGTCAGTTCGATGGGATATGACTCACCTTTAGCTGTACTTTCAAAAAAGCCGCAACTTTTATACAGCTATTTTAAGCAGCTGTTTGCCCAAGTAACAAATCCACCAATCGATGCGATTCGTGAAGAGATTGTAACGGCAATTGGAACAACTATTGGTGCAGAGGGTAACTTAATTGAACCTACTGCTTCAAGTGCACGTCATATTCATCTTCCTATGCCGATTATTAATAATGAAGAATTGGCGAAATTGCGTGATAATAAATTAGATGGATTTAAAGCAACGGTTCTTCCTATCCTTTTTGAAGCAACGAATAAGCCTGGTGAATTGGAAGCGGCGATGCAGAATTTGTTTGATCGAGCAGATGAAGCCATCCAAGCAGGACATACATTATTAATCTTAAGTGATAGAGATATGAACGAAACACAAGCTGCTATTCCAGCTCTTTTAGCTGTAGCTGGTTTGCATCATGAGTTAATTCGTAAAGGCACTCGTACGGATGTTAGCATCTTACTTGAGTCAGGTGAACCACGTGAAGTTCATCATCACGCTGTTTTACTTGGTTATGGGGCAGAAGCGATTAATCCTTATTTAGTGTTTGATTCCATTGATGAGATGATTCAAGATGGACTAATGGAATCAGTTTCTTATATAGAAGCAGTAAACCGTTACATTAAAACAGGTTCAAAAGCGGTTATGAAGGTCCTTTCAAAAATGGGGATTTCTACAATTCAAAGTTATCGTGGAGCACAAATCTTTGAAGCCGTTGGAATATCAAATGAAGTGATTGATAAGTATTTTACTTGGACGACTTCTAGAATTGGTGGAGTTACACTTGATTTGATTGCTGAAGAAGTGGTGGTTCGACATAACCGAGCATATTCAACTGCTGAAGGTAATGATGAAACACTTGAGCCAGGTGACGATCTGCAGTGGAGAAGAAATGGGGAACCACATCAATATAATCCTCATTCTATTCATATGCTACAAAATGCCTGTCGAAATAATAAATACGACCTTTTTAAAACGTACTCGTCTTCTATTAATGAGCAGACGGAACAGCAAACGACATTGCGTGGCTTATTCACATTTAAAAAATCTGATCAACCAATTCCGGTGCATGCGGTTGAACCAGTTGAAGACATTGTTAAACGATTCCGTACAGGAGCGATGTCATTTGGTTCGATTTCAGCTGAGGCACATGAAACACTCGCCATTGCGATGAACCGTTTAGGCGGCAAAAGTAATACGGGTGAAGGTGGAGAAGATCCGGATCGTTTTACACCAGATGAAAATGGTGACTTACGTAGAAGTTCTATCAAACAAGTTGCTTCTGGTAGATTTGGTGTAACTAGCCATTACCTTGTGAATGCTGATGAAATTCAAATTAAAGTTGCGCAAGGGGCGAAACCTGGTGAGGGTGGTCAACTTCCGGGGAACAAAGTCTATCCATGGGTAGCAGAAGTACGTGGTTCAACACCTGGTGTAGGCTTAATCTCACCACCGCCACATCATGATATCTATTCCATTGAGGATTTAGCTGAATTAATTCATGACCTGAAGAATGCTAATCCTAAAGCAAAAGTTAGTGTGAAATTAGTTGCAGGAACCGGTGTTGGAACAATTGCAGCTGGTGTAGCTAAAGGTCGAGCTGATGGTATTATTATCAGTGGTTATGATGGCGGTACTGGTGCAGCAGCTAGAACAAGCTTAAAGCATACAGGTTTACCATGGGAGATGGGTCTTGCAGAAACTCATCAGACATTGGTTTTAAATAATTTACGAGATCGTGTAACCATTGAAACTGATGGAAAACTCATGACAGGGAAAGATGTTGTGGTTGCAGCGCTTTTAGGAGCAGAAGAATATGCATTTTCAACGGCACCATTAGTTGTCTTGGGCTGTATTGTTATGCGTGTTTGTCATCTAGATACCTGCCCTGTTGGAATTGCTACCCAAAACCCTGAATTACGAAAAAAATACATGGGTCAGCCTGAACACGTTGAAACATTTATGCGATTTATTGCAGAAGAAATGCGTGAAATCATGGCCGATCTTGGCATAACGAAGCTTGATGATTTGATTGGACGTGCTGATTTACTGAAGGTACGTGATGGCATTGAGAACAAAAAAGTTCAACAGCTTGATCTATCTACTCTTCTGTATCAACCAGATCCTGCAAATCATAAGAAAAACTATAAAACAAAAGAGCAAGATCATCAGCTAGAGCTATCTTTAGACATGCGTGAATTACTTGAACCAAGTCTACCTGCTATTAATGATGGAAAACAGGTTCATATTTCCGCAAATGTGAAAAACGTTGATCGTGTAGTAGGAACGATTATCGGTAGCAAAATCACAGAGAAGTACGGCAAAAAAGGACTACCTGAAGATACGATTCAGATTGACCTTAAGGGTTCAGCAGGACAAAGTATGGGTGCGTTTTTGCCGGTTGGTGTGAGCATTTCACTAGAAGGAGATGCCAATGATTACACTGGAAAAGGACTATCTGGTGGTAAACTGGCAATTTTCCCTCCTAAAGAAAGCACGTATGTTGCAGAAAATAGCATTATAATAGGGAACACTTCTTTTTATGGTGCAACCTCAGGTGAAGCATACATTCGTGGTATTGCTGGAGAACGTTTTGCCGTGAGAAATTCAGGTGCAAAGGTAGTCGTTGAAGGAGTAGGAGACCACGGACTTGAATATATGACCGGTGGAATTGTTGTTAATATCGGTACATTTGGTCGTAACTTTGCTGCTGGTATGTCTGGTGGAGTTGCGTATGTATTTGATGAGAAGGGTTTATTCCACAACCGTTGTAATCAAGAAATGGTTCTACTAGAAGAAGTCATTGAATCTGCTGATCAAAATGAATTAAAACAGCTACTGGAAGAACATCTTCGTTTAACTGGTAGTACTCAGGCAAAACGTATCCTTGATCATTGGGAAGAATATTTATCACTGTTTGTAAAAGTGATACCTAAGGATTATAAACGTATGCTTGCAGCTATTGACCGAGTCAAGCAAGATGGAGTTCCGGAAAACGAAGCGATTATGGTTGCATTTGAAGAGAACAAAAGCGATAAGTCCAGAGTAGGTGGAAAATAAGCAATGGGACGCTTAATGCGTCCCGTTTTGTTAAATAAAATGTGATACTTAATGGGATTTGGAGTTGAGAGCGATGGGGAAGCCAACTGGTTTCATAGAGTACAAGAGAGAGAATCCTACAAAAAAAGATCCTTTTCAACGGACTAAAAACTGGAAAGAGTTTACGATCTTAACACCTGATCCGGTTCTTCGTGAACAGGCATCTAGATGTATGGATTGTGGTATTCCTTTTTGTCAGGCAGGAACGTCAATGGTTGGTTCTGGCGAGATTGGCTGTCCGGTATACAATTTGATACCAGAATGGAACGATTTGGTTTACCGTGGGAAGTGGAGAGAAGCATTAGATCGCCTTCACAAAACAAACAATTTTCCGGAATTCACTGGTAGAGTTTGTCCTGCTCCTTGTGAGGGTTCCTGTACTGTGGCAATTAGCGATGATGCTGTAACAATAAAAAATATTGAATACAGCATTATTGAAAAAGGGTTTCAAGAGGGATGGATTATCCCTGAACCACCTGCAAAACGAACAGGTAAACGTGTAGCAGTAGTTGGATCAGGTCCTGCTGGACTTGCAGCTGCAGCTCAATTAAACAAAGCAGGTCACTTAGTGACGGTGTTTGAACGTGAAGATCGTATTGGTGGATTGCTTACGTATGGCATCCCAGATGTAAAACTTGCTAACCATATCGTAGAACGTCGTATTGATATTTTGCGAAAAGAGGGCATTGAGTTTAAGACCAATGTTGAAATTGGCAAAGATATTACAACAAAAGAAATGGAAAAACAATATGATGCAACCATACTATGTACTGGAGCAACTAAACCGAGAAATGTAGGTTTAGAGGGACGTAATCTAAAAGGTATTGAGTTTGCAATGGACTTTTTAACTAGTAATACAAAAAGTTTATTAGACTCTAATCTTGAAGATGGAAACTATATTTCTGCAAAAGACAAACATGTTATTGTTATAGGTGGTGGAGATACAGGGGCAGATTGTATTACAACTTCTGTACGCCATGGCGCAAAATCCATTACACAGTTTGATATAAATAAAATGAAGTCTGAATTGCGAACAGATGATAATCAATGGCCAATGTTCCCGATTATTCACCAGAGTGAAGATGCACACAAAGAAGCAAAAGCAGTCTATGGTGAGGATCCACGTGCGTATCAAGTTAATACAACAAAGTTCACAGGTGATGAAAATGGTCATGTGAATACATTACACACTATCTCTGTTAACACAACAATCGATGAAAATGGTGTGAAGACACGTCATCCAATCGAAGGAACAGAAAAAGAATGGAAAGCAGATTTAATCTTGCTAGCTGTTGGTTTTACTGGACCAGAAGAAGAGATCATTCAATCTATGAAACTTAAAACAACAAAAAGATCTAACATAGATGCTGAATATGGTCGTTATGAAACAAGTAAAAAAGGTGTATTTGCAGCAGGAGACAACAGACGTGGACAAAGTTTAGTTGTTTGGGCAATACATGAAGGAAGAGAAGCTGCAAGGGAATGCGATCGTTACTTAATGGGTGCTTCCAACCTTCCATAACAACAATGTAGACAAGCGAAACCATTTATAGGAAGGGGGAGATTGTGTGCTGGGTTGGTTTAAGCAATTTTTTCTTGTGACGTCTGCATTAATGACTCTAGGACTCTCGGATTATGAAGAATCTTCTCATGCACTTTCTCCTTTCTCATCCGAGAAGAGTAATAATGAACCACAGGATGTCAAATCAATTGTCTATAAAATTAGTGAACAGGATTATGAGTTATTTCATGCGGTTCTTCCTTCACAGGTGCAGCAATACATCCACCGTGATGAAGAAAATGCGCGGTTACTAGCTAAACAATTTGTACAACGGGCAAAAGAGCAAAGCTATCTTAAGTTCGGGTCGTCTATTGAAGATCGAATTAGCCCTATTTTTGAGGGGACCGTATTAGATTCTTTAGAGGAAGCGATTACGCAAAGTGTAAATAACCTTTCAGTCGAAGAACAGCAACAGCTTCAGGTGACAAATCATCCTTCTTCAGGTCGTGGTGAAAAAATACTTCATGTTTTTTCTCAAAAAACAGGTGAAGATATCATCCGTTTCCATGTTCGAAGAGATCAACCACCTAAACAAGGTCATTGGTTTAATTTTCATTACCATATTGCCTCTGATAATTATGAACATCATTACCCCTTAGCGACAATTTATTGGGGCAAAGATGTTCCTCCTTTATGGAAGGCATAAACCGAAAACGGAGAACAGGTCTTTGCTTCTTCTGTCAAGTTGACAAAGAGTAAGGATCTGTTTTTTTCTGTTCAAGGATTAGTCAAAAAAAACTCTGTTTTTTTCCTATCCATTTGGTACGATAAGAAGAGACACTTATGGAGGGATTTTATATGGAAGTAAAGGCAACAAATGAAGACAAACAACTTAAACGACAAAAACCATTATGGTTAAAATGGCTTATTCGCCTCGTGTTAGGTTATGTTTTGCTTCTAGCTATTATTTTATCTGTTACAATCATTATTTTACTTGGAACATTTATATTAGTGATCATTGATACATTTTCGGATACATCTGGTTTAAGCGAATTTACCGAAACTAACTTAGTGCCACTAACAAATGCGCTTTGGAATCTATTTACGTGGTTAATACCAGGTTTGTAGTTGTATCTATCAACAACAAATGTCTCAAGGGAGGAATACATGTTGGGTTTAGAACAAGCTCATTATAAAACAGGCAAATATGTATGTGAACGAGTAGAAACAGATGAAGCAAATCGAAAGGCCCTTGTGAAAATTCGTGCTGTATTAAAGCATCCAACTCAAGGTGATCTACATAATCCGAAAAAAACAGATGTACCGTTGTTTCATGAGCGAAAGGCATTAGCTGAATTCGAAAAAACATGGGTACCATTATCCACGTTACGTCCATTTGAAGGTGAATGTCCAACTTATCAGGATTCACTCCGAGCAACATGGAGTGAGCAATTTGAGCAGCTTGAACAAGATGGTTCAGAGTGGGCTAAAAAGAGTCAAGAGGCATTGTTAGAATTACGAAACGAGTATCGCTTTAACTAAAAAGCGGCTCGTTTTTTTAAGTGAGGCGGACAAGATCGTGAAAAATCAACAAGGAACAACTGTGCATTATCTAATCGTCATGGTTGCTACGCTTCTTTGGGGAGTAAATATTGTATCTTTAAAAGTATTAGTAAGCTCTTTTGCACCAGTAACGATGACAGCTTTTCGTATTTTTACAGCTGGTTTAGTATTAACGTTCGGATTACTTTTGTGGAAACAAGGTAAAAAGATGTCAAAGTCTGAATGGATATATGTAAGTCTAGGAGGAGTGTTAGGTGTATTTGCTCACCATCTTTTTTTAGCGATAGGTTTAACAACCATTAATGCGTCTACAGCTGTTCTGTTGCTTGGTTTAGTACCTGTAGCGACAGCGTTATATAGTGTTCTTTTCTTAAAAGAAAGGTTCACTACTTGGAAAATAGTCGGAATGGGACTAGCTTTTATCGGAGTCCTTTTTGTACAAGGAGGTATTACTCAAATAGGGAAAGGCTCAATCTTCCTTTTGATTGCTGTTTTAGTCCAGGCTTTAAGTTTTTTATTTATTAGAAAAGCCTCTGAGACTATGCAGGCATTACAAGTAACAACGATTTCACTGCTTTTTGGTGCGATGCTGCTCTTTCTGTTTAGCTTATATATTGAGCCACAAGGTATACGTACGATGATGTCAGGAAATTTGACTATTTATAGTATTTTTCTTTTTTCGGCGATTGCATCTACAGCAGCAGGTCAATTTCTTTTTAATCTTTCTATTAGTCGAATTGGACCTAGTAAAAGTGCGTTGTTCCTCAATTTTGTCCCATTTTTTGGAGTTCTCAGTTCTGCCTTGCTCCTTAATGAAATGATAAGATGGTATCAATGGTGTGGATTTGTTTTTATTGTGTTAGGTGTTTTATTTGGAACTGGTTATGTTGAGAGAAGCATTATAAAATCAGTGAAACGAACAAAGAAAATGGCATAAAAAACAGCCACTGCTTCATATAGAAGTAGTGGCTGTTTGAGTGAATGACTTAACTGACAAACGTCGCACTCCAGATTGGTTCAAGAGTTGTACGTAAAGTTTGTTCCTGCTCTGTTGTTAGAGGTAGGAGAGGTAGTCGAACGGAACCAGCACGGATATGATACATTTCAAGTGCGGCTTTTACCGGCACAGGGTTCGGTGCAGCAAACAATGCTTTCATGCCTGGCAGAAGTTGACGATGCATTCTGGCTGCCGCTTGAACGTTTCCTTTCTCAAAAGAAAGGGCCATCTGTTGCATTTCGTTTCCAAAAATGTGAGAGGCCACAGATACAACACCTGCTCCACCAATAGCAAGCACCGGAAGCGTTAGACTGTCATCGCCACTGTACACGGTGAATCAGCAGGAGCTTGATCAATCAATAACGCCATCGCATCTAAATCTTCACTTGCTTCCTTCATAGAGACGATATTAGGTAGTTCTGCTAAACGTAACGTTGTTTCTACTTCAATGGTAACCGCTGAGCGTCCTGGAACATTATATAGCATTATCGGTAAGTTGGTTGAATCAGCAATAGCTTTAAAATGCTGATAAAGCCCTTCTTGACTAGGTCTATTATAATATGGGGCAACTAGCATCACAGCGTCGACACCTATGTTAGCTGCTTTAGCTGTAAGTTCAATCGATGCTTGAGTATTGTTTGAACCGGTACCCGCAATGACTGGTATCCGTCCATTTACAGCTGCTACAGCCGTCTTGAACACAAGCAGTTTTTCATCTGTTGTTAACGTTGGAGATTCGCCTGTAGTTCCACCAACAACTATCGCATCAGATCCGTTCTCAATTAGATGTTCGATCAAACGCTCGGTCGCCTCTACGTCTACTTGTGCAAACTCATTAAACGGTGTAATCATAGCTGTTATTACTTTTCCAAAATTCATCATAATCACCCTCGATTCTGTTTTTTATTGACTATATAAGTGGGCAGAATCTAAAAGATCACAAAAAAACAACAATGACAGGGACTCATTGCTGCATGGTGATACGTAAACCCATACCAATGTTTCGATAGCCCCCCATATAGTCTCTGACTATATGACAGTCCTGCACCTCTTAAATGCAGACCCAGCACTTGACCATGAGTAGTCGTATGCTTCGGCAAAATCCCCTTTCATCCTGTTTCAACAGAGCCCATTCTCCTCTACAAGTTTACTGATGGTTTTTGCACCTCTACCCTCACTTCAACGATTGAAGTAAAGATTTATTATATTACGTTCACCATACCAAATAGGTGACCTGAATGCAAATACTTTTATCGTATTGTTGAGATCACTGAAGAAGATACATTGTGCTGAATGTCATTTAAAAGCTCATCAAGCTCTTGACTACAGCGAATTGTACGTTCTGATGTCATCCCGTATTTTTGTGCTAAAAGAAACATTTGCATTCGTTTCTTTTCAATTTCATTATATTTCAATATACTCACCTCAATCATTACATAATAATATTGAACTAACATTCATTTTTCATCTCAAAATAAGTATACCCAATTTTCCCAACTGTGAAAGGGATTCTACGAAGACTGTCATAAGTCGCTAGAAAAAGTTGATTTTCGACACTGAGAAACATTCATTATTTGAACAAATGTTGTAAGAACGATAAGATAGAGGGAGAGAGAACAAGGAGGAAAATCATGATTCGATTAATTGCAACAGATATGGATGGAACACTTTTAAACGAATATCAAAAGGTATCATATGAAAATATTCAAGCGATCAAGGACGCGCAGAATAATGGTATAGAGGTTATTGTTGCTACTGGGAGAAGCAAACAAGAAGCTCTAGTTCCGTTAAATGAAGCAGGCTTAAAGTGCCCAATTATAAGCATAAATGGGGCGGAAACTTGGGATGTCGAGGGCAATGTGCAAGCCATTAAGCCAATCGATTTGCAAGCCACAAAAAAGGCTATGCAGCTATTACGGGATCATCATATTTATTTTGAGTTGTATTTAGGGTCAGGTTCATATAGTGACAGCAAGGAACACGCATTAGATGTTATCGTGAAATTAATGCAGACGACAGGTGCAGTAAGTACACAAAAAGAGATGAAAAGGCTCGCTGATTATCGAATTTCAAATGGTTCGATTACGTTTGTCGATCAATACGAGTCATTACTCGACAATGAAGAAGATCCTGTATTAAAATTACTCGCATTTTCAACAAACCTTGTCATTCTTGATCAAGTTGAAGAATTATTGGGAAAACAATCGGATCTAGCAGTTACAGCATCAGCAAGAGGCAACTTGGAGATTAATTCAATTGATGCACAAAAAGGGTTAGCAGTCCAAGAGTATGCCAAAAATACAGGAGTTCCACTAGATGATGTAATGGGACTAGGTGATAATTTAAATGATTTATCGATGATGAAATTGGTTGGCTATCCAGTAGCAATGGGTAATGCAGCATATGAAGTCAAACAAATCTGTCGGTATGAGACAAGCACAAATGATTTAAATGGAGTAGCAGAAGCCATTTATACACATACAAATCTGGCTAGACCTGAATCGAAAGTATGATGGTTAATGACAAATCGAAAAGCAAAAATAAAAACGATCCTGATAGTGGGATCGTTTTTATTTTTGCTTTTATGATAAAAATCAGCGTGAAGTGGGATCTTAATCAGCCGCTCCGCTAGTTGGAAGTGCCGAAATATAGCTGTCTTCGTGGTACAAAGACCAAGAAATATGTACCAAGGCCGACTCCAGCGGGACTAAAGGGCAAGGTTGAAAGGATTTGGCAAAGCCAAATTAGGCGGCGCCCTCCCTGCGAGACGTGCCCCCCATCCTTGGAGCGATAAGCCTGCAGATCACCCGTGATTTTACTTTGTTCAAATACCATACAGCCTATTTTTCATCAATCTGTTTTGTTATGTAACACAATAAATAGTTGTTGACTATTATAGTACAGAGTATTATACTATCTTTAAACATCAGTACTAAATCTTTTATCAGATAAGGAGGCAGCACAGATGAGATATGTGAGTAAAGAAAATGACCAACAAGAGGATCATGAGTCTCCGAGCATTTTAGAACAAATAAATGATTACTATCGCTGAGTGCAGACTCAGCTTTTTTTTGTTTAACAATCTGCTTATACGGGTACATATTCTTGAAGGCAGAAGGATACATAAAATGAACCTTGATTATTTTGTATTAATGATGTATGATAAAGAGTAACGGTTTGAAATCTTCCACAACGTTAGGCGTCTACATTCAGCTTGGCGCGGTCTTCGGAGCCGCAAGGATGAAAGAGAGGCAGGGCTTTCATTGTTTGGGAGAAGAAACTGGATCCTAATTACATGGCTTAACATATTGCTTTCTGTACTCATGCAGAAGAATATAAGTCATCTTTAACAACTGCGGGAAAGAATAACCCACTTTTAGAAGCAGAATGATCAATTTAGCGTATTGGTCTCATTTGAGATAAACGTATAATTAGTAGTAGATTCGGTTTTTTATTGAAGAGAGAAACACTATAATCACATTCTTCAACGCACTGATTAAAAAGAAGAATTCAAATCTGCCCGGCCATACATTGCAGCCGGGCCTCTTTATGTCTAAATTAAAAATTTCACGTACCGTAATGAATAAGATTAGGTTTACATTTAAACAAAAAAGGTAACTACATAACATAAACCAATATAGGGAGAAGGGATACTATGGCATCAGAACATACACCAAGCTTAAATGAGTTGAAAGAAAAAATTAATGTGATGAAACGAGACCAACGAGAATACAAAGCCGAAGCATTTATTGAGATTTATGATCAATATATTGCGAGACTAGAACAAGAGCTTGATCAATTACGGTCTAAATAGAGTATAAAAAGACTGTTCGCAAATTTGTGAACAGTCTTTTTTAAGATAATTGCTAAATGTAAGAGTTTGACGTAGGATAGAATAAATAGTGTAAACGCTATCATATAATAGAAGTGAGAATTATAGAGAGGTGGTTTTTATGAAAAAAGCATTGATTTTTCAAGGGGGATGGCAAGGACACGAGCCAAGCTGAAGTTGCTGAGATTTTAAGAGGAATATTGGAAGAAGAATCTTTTGAGGTAACGGTTACGGACACATTAGAAACTTTAGAGAATACAGACCTGCACCAATTTGATTTAATTGTCCCAAACTGGACACAGGATACAATAAAACAAGAACAATTAAAGCCATTAATTAAAGCTGTGGAAGATGGAACAGGACTAGCTGGATTACATGGAGGGATGGGAGATTCATTTCGTCAGGAAACCGACTATCA
The nucleotide sequence above comes from Alkalicoccobacillus plakortidis. Encoded proteins:
- a CDS encoding glutamate synthase subunit beta, producing MGKPTGFIEYKRENPTKKDPFQRTKNWKEFTILTPDPVLREQASRCMDCGIPFCQAGTSMVGSGEIGCPVYNLIPEWNDLVYRGKWREALDRLHKTNNFPEFTGRVCPAPCEGSCTVAISDDAVTIKNIEYSIIEKGFQEGWIIPEPPAKRTGKRVAVVGSGPAGLAAAAQLNKAGHLVTVFEREDRIGGLLTYGIPDVKLANHIVERRIDILRKEGIEFKTNVEIGKDITTKEMEKQYDATILCTGATKPRNVGLEGRNLKGIEFAMDFLTSNTKSLLDSNLEDGNYISAKDKHVIVIGGGDTGADCITTSVRHGAKSITQFDINKMKSELRTDDNQWPMFPIIHQSEDAHKEAKAVYGEDPRAYQVNTTKFTGDENGHVNTLHTISVNTTIDENGVKTRHPIEGTEKEWKADLILLAVGFTGPEEEIIQSMKLKTTKRSNIDAEYGRYETSKKGVFAAGDNRRGQSLVVWAIHEGREAARECDRYLMGASNLP
- a CDS encoding YpjP family protein, with the translated sequence MLGWFKQFFLVTSALMTLGLSDYEESSHALSPFSSEKSNNEPQDVKSIVYKISEQDYELFHAVLPSQVQQYIHRDEENARLLAKQFVQRAKEQSYLKFGSSIEDRISPIFEGTVLDSLEEAITQSVNNLSVEEQQQLQVTNHPSSGRGEKILHVFSQKTGEDIIRFHVRRDQPPKQGHWFNFHYHIASDNYEHHYPLATIYWGKDVPPLWKA
- a CDS encoding kinase-associated lipoprotein B; amino-acid sequence: MLGLEQAHYKTGKYVCERVETDEANRKALVKIRAVLKHPTQGDLHNPKKTDVPLFHERKALAEFEKTWVPLSTLRPFEGECPTYQDSLRATWSEQFEQLEQDGSEWAKKSQEALLELRNEYRFN
- a CDS encoding DMT family transporter, which produces MKNQQGTTVHYLIVMVATLLWGVNIVSLKVLVSSFAPVTMTAFRIFTAGLVLTFGLLLWKQGKKMSKSEWIYVSLGGVLGVFAHHLFLAIGLTTINASTAVLLLGLVPVATALYSVLFLKERFTTWKIVGMGLAFIGVLFVQGGITQIGKGSIFLLIAVLVQALSFLFIRKASETMQALQVTTISLLFGAMLLFLFSLYIEPQGIRTMMSGNLTIYSIFLFSAIASTAAGQFLFNLSISRIGPSKSALFLNFVPFFGVLSSALLLNEMIRWYQWCGFVFIVLGVLFGTGYVERSIIKSVKRTKKMA
- a CDS encoding aspartyl-phosphate phosphatase Spo0E family protein; amino-acid sequence: MIEVSILKYNEIEKKRMQMFLLAQKYGMTSERTIRCSQELDELLNDIQHNVSSSVISTIR
- a CDS encoding HAD family hydrolase; this translates as MIRLIATDMDGTLLNEYQKVSYENIQAIKDAQNNGIEVIVATGRSKQEALVPLNEAGLKCPIISINGAETWDVEGNVQAIKPIDLQATKKAMQLLRDHHIYFELYLGSGSYSDSKEHALDVIVKLMQTTGAVSTQKEMKRLADYRISNGSITFVDQYESLLDNEEDPVLKLLAFSTNLVILDQVEELLGKQSDLAVTASARGNLEINSIDAQKGLAVQEYAKNTGVPLDDVMGLGDNLNDLSMMKLVGYPVAMGNAAYEVKQICRYETSTNDLNGVAEAIYTHTNLARPESKV